The genome window TCGCGCATCCCGACTGCCTCCGTGCAGGGTGAGATAGGATTTGTTTTTGGCGAAATTAATTAGATCAAACCACGGGGTGCGCGTCTACTTTTATGAATTTCCTAGGGATTATGAGGGGATTCGCTAGTTTGCGGCATTAGCATTACAGGCGGTCACCCCGCATCAAACTAAATGGAGTTTTTCATTGGCTGTACATTGTTCAAATGAATTTACGAAGGAAATCATTAAAGCGGTTTCTGTTAAGTACTTGTTGTACTTACCAGAAAGATACACAGAAAGTGATCGTCAGTGGCCGTTAATCGTTCACCTTCACGGTGCCGGCGAGTGTGGAGATGACCTTGAGTTAGTCAAAGGGCAAGGGATCCCATATTTAATCGAAGCTGGCAAGCAATTGCCATTTATCGTTCTTTCACCTCAGTGTCCTGAATATGAGCAGTGGGATCCGACAACGATAAAAGCCCTTATTGAAGATATTTCCAGTACTCACAAAGTCGATACTAAAAGGATCTACCTGACCGGCTTCAGTATGGGAGGCTATGGCGGTTGGACAACTGCGATAAGGTATCCCAAGTTGTTTGCAGCTATTGCTCCGATCTGCAGTTTTGCAAATCCTAAGCACGCCTCTCGATTAACCTCATTGCCAATTTGGGCGTTTCATGGGGCAAAGGATGACTGTGTACCAGCCGAAGGGGCGCAAAGAATGATAGATGCAGTAAATAGCTGCGGAGGCAAAGCGAAATTCACGCTTTACCCTGAGGCCGGTCATGACTCTTGGTCTGAGACATACAGTAACGGTGAGCTCTTTGGTTGGTTTCTAGAACACGAGAAGTGCTAAATGCCAACCCACGCGGAAGGCTTTTCGCTGATATTAATCGCTTCGCGCCTTATTTTAGCCAGCTCAATTCGCCCATGGTTGGGGCGTTTCTTTTAAAGAGAAAACGCCACTGAAGATAACGACACAAGATGTAGATACATGAAAGAAGCGCAATAAAAAACAGGGGGGAAAGACTCTACCTATTTTTGCCAACAAAGCGTGCAAATATGGGTTTAAGCCTCTGCAGACCACCAAGCAATTTGTTAAGACCTGCATAGTCCAGACAATCAAACCAGCTAATTAGATAGCTATTTGTAATCGGATAATGTTTCGTCTACCAATCTCCTACTTTTTACAATTGAGTGTATTTAACCATCAAAGTTCGCTTGCAAGCTGCTCGTACCTCCACTGAACCGTTTAAAGTGTGTTTTAATAGCGAACTTTAGACAACGCTACTCCGGCTGCTTAGGGCGCCGTGAAACTCTCAATCAGGATCAGCGAAATGTTCGATACAAGAGATGCACACATTATTCTTAGTGAAACCCTTCGGTTTGCTGGAGTACAGAAACAGACTGACTATATTGCTGTTTTTCAAAACTCAAAAGGCCGAGAACTTGCCTTAGAGCGCGATCGAACAGAAGCGTTCTATGTATGGTTAGAAAAATACAATACTGTAATTCCTGGTGTAGCAATAAAAAACCAAGAAAAACCTGGGGAACCATATGGTCGAAAACAACCAAGAAACTCAAACTTGAATGATAAGAATTGCCCCAATCTAAAAGTAGGTAACAGGGTGTGGTATCTAGAAATAGAATCACCGCAGGCACTTCGGGAATTAGCTAAGTGGTATGCCGCACTGTAGCCAAACAAAGTCATGTTGTACGCTCGCCATGGCAGTTTAATGTGAATCAGGAACGCACTTAAATGATAGAAAAACTATTCGGGCTGCTGGTTTCATATTCATCCCCAGTGCGACACAGATTGGAGCACTGATAGTGTCATCGGTATATAGCTTATTGTTCTCAGCAGATACTTCTGTGTACTCGTCATTTTTGAACCAATTTTTAAGTTCAAATGAGGCGCTCGTACAAAAGAACGCAACGCTTGCAAGTTGCAGCCTTCGGCGTACATGCCAATTGAATAATCACGCCAGCCTAAAGATAGATAAGGAAATTAGATGAAATTATACCGCTTTGTAACTGGCCCAGACGACGTCACTTTTTGTATGCGGGTCACTGAATCAATAAACAATGGATGGGAGCTGCATGGAAGTCCAACTCTCACGTTTAATGGTGAAAGCCCGATCGCTGGCCAAGCTTTGGTTAAGGAAGTTCCAGACGAGGAGTTCTCCAAAGGCATAGATCTGCGGTCTTATTGAAATAATGAATAATCCGTCAGTTTTCTCCGTTGAAATACTCGTTAGGATCTTTGTAGGTGTGCTGTTTACCAAGATTTTTATTTCAATCAAGCCGCTACACAATCAGAGTAATCGATATAAGTGAGTGCACTCCCCTATATACACCGTCATTACGGATCATCAAACAATCACTGTGCAAGATCCGCAAATCGACTACAACGGCAGTATCGCTCTCAGAGGCGCTGAAGCTCTTGTACACGTAGCTCCACCCTATAGCTTACACGAAGAGTACACCTACAAGTTAAAGGCTAGCTATTCAGATTGCTCAGGCATTGAATCTGAGGCTCAACAGGTCAAACTAGGTTGGCTTTATACGATTTCATTGACGGTGACAAAGTTAGGCATGTCATTCGCACGAAATAATGCCAAATAAATTGTGTCAGAGGTTTTCCGAGCTCCAAGTGGCGCCACCCGACAAACGCCCCAGTGTGGCTATATTAGCTCCCCATTAAGGATCCCGTGTGACTGAATTTGCAGACGAATATTCAAAACCAGAAAAGCTGAAACGCGTATCGCTTTATATAGTGGCGGGCGGAGTAGTGTTCATCACCCATCAGCAGTGGGTTTTCCCTTTTGTGCGATGGTATGCAGAGACGGCACCTTGCCATAGCCTGTTTGGCTACGCTGGCTTAACCGTTTTATGGTTCTCGCTGTTCGTTGGGCTGCCATTAATCTGCGCTTTTATAGTGGGTGCAGTGGCGGTACCTCTGGGCGTTAAATCTTTTGCCGATGGGCAGTATCCCCCGAAAAATCACAAAGTTTACACGCCAACCAAGATATTGAGGGGGCGGAAAGCGAGAGCCAAATCACTCACGCTGCTAAGCTTGCCGCTGTTCTTTATGGCGATATCTGTTTGGGGGTATCTCCAAGCCAACCAGATGCCTCAGGAAATACCAGAGGGATTTGATTACCGCGTTTGTGATAGCGCATAGAAGTATCAAGTCACTCAAGTTAGGCTTGGATTGATGCCGATTTTTAAAACCGCTGGCATCGACTTTAAATAAAGAGAAACACGTAGCGACAACATCATAGGACGTCGTAAAACTTAAGGAGTAAGAGTTGGGTATTCTTTTTAACCCCCGGTCTGATGAAAGGACACTGGTGTTTCGCGGGATCATGCTGGTAGGCTGGTATTGTGTGATTTTCTTAGCCTCTAACGCACTATTGATAGGGATAGTGAGTGGCTATGCGGGCTTTGAATTAGCCATGAGTGGCGTCACAGATCTAGAAAGAGCCTTTGCCGAAGGGTATAGAGCGAGAGTTCGCTTTTTCCGCACTTATGATGACTATATTGCCTACGGACAACTCATTATTCTTGTCGCCCTCGCGTTGAGTGGGAAGCTGCCTTGGACAACCAAGAAGTAACTATGGGCTGACTACATTGCCCCCTGCGCTAGCCAGCCTTAACCTTGCTTCATCACTCGCCATCAACAGATCTCAGACGGCGATCTAAACAATCGCCATCGATTGCGAGGCAATGCTGTTT of Corallincola holothuriorum contains these proteins:
- a CDS encoding carboxylesterase family protein, which codes for MAVHCSNEFTKEIIKAVSVKYLLYLPERYTESDRQWPLIVHLHGAGECGDDLELVKGQGIPYLIEAGKQLPFIVLSPQCPEYEQWDPTTIKALIEDISSTHKVDTKRIYLTGFSMGGYGGWTTAIRYPKLFAAIAPICSFANPKHASRLTSLPIWAFHGAKDDCVPAEGAQRMIDAVNSCGGKAKFTLYPEAGHDSWSETYSNGELFGWFLEHEKC
- a CDS encoding DUF1737 domain-containing protein, with product MKLYRFVTGPDDVTFCMRVTESINNGWELHGSPTLTFNGESPIAGQALVKEVPDEEFSKGIDLRSY